A part of Entelurus aequoreus isolate RoL-2023_Sb linkage group LG03, RoL_Eaeq_v1.1, whole genome shotgun sequence genomic DNA contains:
- the LOC133646067 gene encoding protein tyrosine phosphatase domain-containing protein 1-like isoform X3 — translation MQTLTQHVPFPRAAYSQARENLVKAIPPKLLCLLACGGLDCRYEGPDCWKASQQVIRGIFSSWVTDDIIAMARPSTILIEKFDVIEQFQRLNIRSIINMQVPGEHAHCGPPLDPGSGFTYLPQIFMENDIYFYNFGMPDFGVSSLVGIIDGVKVLAFAAGEGRVAVHCHAGLGRTGLGWDLR, via the exons ATGCAGACCTTGACCCAGCATGTCCCCTTCCCTCGGGCCGCTTACTCCCAAGCCCGGGAAAACCTGGTGAAGGCCATCCCGCCCAAACTCCTCTGCTTGCTGGCCTGCGGGGGACTGGACTGTCGTTACGAAGGACCAGACTGTTGGAAAGCGAGCCAGCAGGTCATCCGTGGCATTTTCTCCTCATG GGTGACCGATGACATCATCGCTATGGCACGGCCGTCCACAATCTTGATTGAAAAGTTCGACGTTATAGAACAATTTCAGAG GTTGAATATAAGATCCATCATAAACATGCAAGTACCTGGCGAACATGCGCACTGCGGACCCCCTTTGGACCCTGGAAGTGGCTTCACATACCTGCCGCAGATCTTCATGGAGAATGACA TTTATTTCTACAACTTTGGGATGCCAGATTTCGGCGTGTCCTCCCTCGTCGGCATCATCGATGGCGTAAAGGTGTTGGCCTTCGCTGCGGGGGAGGGAAGGGTTGCTGTGCACTGCCACGCCGGTCTGGGCAGAACAGGTCTGGGTTGGGATTTGCGCTAG
- the LOC133646061 gene encoding protein tyrosine phosphatase domain-containing protein 1-like isoform X2, giving the protein MCVCTLLHRPYVYFALPVHWTHSCQSSRQSRMQTLTQHVPFPRAAYSQARENLVKAIPPKLLCLLACGGLDCRYEGPDCWKASQQVIRGIFSSWVTDDIIAMARPSTILIEKFDVIEQFQRLNIRSIINMQVPGEHAHCGPPLDPGSGFTYLPQIFMENDIYFYNFGMPDFGVSSLVGIIDGVKVLAFAAGEGRVAVHCHAGLGRTGLGWDLR; this is encoded by the exons atgtgtgtgtgtacacttcTCCATCGCCCTTACGTCTACTTTGCTTTACCTGTTCATTGGACTCATTCATGTCAATCAAGCAGACAG TCCAGGATGCAGACCTTGACCCAGCATGTCCCCTTCCCTCGGGCCGCTTACTCCCAAGCCCGGGAAAACCTGGTGAAGGCCATCCCGCCCAAACTCCTCTGCTTGCTGGCCTGCGGGGGACTGGACTGTCGTTACGAAGGACCAGACTGTTGGAAAGCGAGCCAGCAGGTCATCCGTGGCATTTTCTCCTCATG GGTGACCGATGACATCATCGCTATGGCACGGCCGTCCACAATCTTGATTGAAAAGTTCGACGTTATAGAACAATTTCAGAG GTTGAATATAAGATCCATCATAAACATGCAAGTACCTGGCGAACATGCGCACTGCGGACCCCCTTTGGACCCTGGAAGTGGCTTCACATACCTGCCGCAGATCTTCATGGAGAATGACA TTTATTTCTACAACTTTGGGATGCCAGATTTCGGCGTGTCCTCCCTCGTCGGCATCATCGATGGCGTAAAGGTGTTGGCCTTCGCTGCGGGGGAGGGAAGGGTTGCTGTGCACTGCCACGCCGGTCTGGGCAGAACAGGTCTGGGTTGGGATTTGCGCTAG
- the LOC133646077 gene encoding ADP-ribosylation factor 4-like — MGLTLSTAFERLSGKKQMRILMVGLDAAGKTTILYKLKLGEIVTTIPTIGFNVETVEYKNISFTVCDVGGQDKNSPLRRHYFQNTQGLIFVVDSNDRQRVNEAADELSKMLQEQELSDAVLLVFANKQDLPNALSVSELSEKLRLNVLRSKAWHIESTCATQGTGLYEGLDWLSTELSK; from the exons ATGGGGCTGACATTATCGACAGCCTTCGAAAgactttctggcaaaaaacaaatGAGGATTTTGATGG TCGGACTAGATGCTGCCGGGAAAACCACCATCTTATACAAACTGAAGCTCGGCGAAATCGTAACAACCATCCCCACTATTG GTTTCAACGTGGAGACCGTAGAGTATAAGAACATCAGTTTCACAGTCTGTGATGTGGGCGGTCAGGACAAGAACAGCCCCCTGCggaggcattatttccagaacacacag GGCCTCATCTTTGTAGTGGACAGCAATGACCGACAAAGAGTGAACGAGGCTGCAGATGAGCTCTCAAAGATG TTGCAGGAGCAGGAGTTGAGCGACGCCGTTCTGCTGGTCTTCGCCAACAAACAGGACCTCCCCAACGCCCTGTCAGTCAGCGAGCTCTCAGAAAAACTGCGTCTCAACGTCCTCCGCAGCAAAGCT TGGCACATTGAGTCCACCTGCGCCACCCAAGGCACCGGGCTGTATGAAGGACTGGACTGGCTTTCCACAGAGCTGTCCAAGTAG
- the LOC133646065 gene encoding protein tyrosine phosphatase domain-containing protein 1-like isoform X1: MCVCTLLHRPYVYFALPVHWTHSCQSSRQSRMQTLTQHVPFPRAAYSQARENLVKAIPPKLLCLLACGGLDCRYEGPDCWKASQQVIRGIFSSWVTDDIIAMARPSTILIEKFDVIEQFQRLNIRSIINMQVPGEHAHCGPPLDPGSGFTYLPQIFMENDIYFYNFGMPDFGVSSLVGIIDGVKVLAFAAGEGRVAVHCHAGLGRTGLGRTGLGWDLR, translated from the exons atgtgtgtgtgtacacttcTCCATCGCCCTTACGTCTACTTTGCTTTACCTGTTCATTGGACTCATTCATGTCAATCAAGCAGACAG TCCAGGATGCAGACCTTGACCCAGCATGTCCCCTTCCCTCGGGCCGCTTACTCCCAAGCCCGGGAAAACCTGGTGAAGGCCATCCCGCCCAAACTCCTCTGCTTGCTGGCCTGCGGGGGACTGGACTGTCGTTACGAAGGACCAGACTGTTGGAAAGCGAGCCAGCAGGTCATCCGTGGCATTTTCTCCTCATG GGTGACCGATGACATCATCGCTATGGCACGGCCGTCCACAATCTTGATTGAAAAGTTCGACGTTATAGAACAATTTCAGAG GTTGAATATAAGATCCATCATAAACATGCAAGTACCTGGCGAACATGCGCACTGCGGACCCCCTTTGGACCCTGGAAGTGGCTTCACATACCTGCCGCAGATCTTCATGGAGAATGACA TTTATTTCTACAACTTTGGGATGCCAGATTTCGGCGTGTCCTCCCTCGTCGGCATCATCGATGGCGTAAAGGTGTTGGCCTTCGCTGCGGGGGAGGGAAGGGTTGCTGTGCACTGCCACGCCGGTCTGGGCAGAACAGGTCTGGGCAGAACAGGTCTGGGTTGGGATTTGCGCTAG
- the LOC133646061 gene encoding protein tyrosine phosphatase domain-containing protein 1-like isoform X1 yields MCVCTLLHRPYVYFALPVHWTHSCQSSRQSRMQTLTQHVPFPRAAYSQARENLVKAIPPKLLCLLACGGLDCRYEGPDCWKASQQVIRGIFSSWVTDDIIAMARPSTILIEKFDVIEQFQRLNIRSIINMQVPGEHAHCGPPLDPGSGFTYLPQIFMENDSETFLDTTSCSRAFISLTCTIQSMFIYIALNHKCLKGLYKPQRHPRYRAHIRARKTHPSGTSM; encoded by the exons atgtgtgtgtgtacacttcTCCATCGCCCTTACGTCTACTTTGCTTTACCTGTTCATTGGACTCATTCATGTCAATCAAGCAGACAG TCCAGGATGCAGACCTTGACCCAGCATGTCCCCTTCCCTCGGGCCGCTTACTCCCAAGCCCGGGAAAACCTGGTGAAGGCCATCCCGCCCAAACTCCTCTGCTTGCTGGCCTGCGGGGGACTGGACTGTCGTTACGAAGGACCAGACTGTTGGAAAGCGAGCCAGCAGGTCATCCGTGGCATTTTCTCCTCATG GGTGACCGATGACATCATCGCTATGGCACGGCCGTCCACAATCTTGATTGAAAAGTTCGACGTTATAGAACAATTTCAGAG GTTGAATATAAGATCCATCATAAACATGCAAGTACCTGGCGAACATGCGCACTGCGGACCCCCTTTGGACCCTGGAAGTGGCTTCACATACCTGCCGCAGATCTTCATGGAGAATGACAGTGAGACCTTTTTAGATACCACAAGTTGTAGTAGAGCCTTCATTAGCTTGACCTGTAcaattcaatcaatgtttatttatatagccctaaatcacaagtgtctcaaagggctgtacaagccacaacgacatcctcggtacagagcccacatacgggcaaggaaaacccaccccagtgggacgtcaatgtga
- the LOC133646065 gene encoding protein tyrosine phosphatase domain-containing protein 1-like isoform X2 encodes MCVCTLLHRPYVYFALPVHWTHSCQSSRQSRMQTLTQHVPFPRAAYSQARENLVKAIPPKLLCLLACGGLDCRYEGPDCWKASQQVIRGIFSSWVTDDIIAMARPSTILIEKFDVIEQFQRLNIRSIINMQVPGEHAHCGPPLDPGSGFTYLPQIFMENDRKHAANEEMVVSRSPAELPHAV; translated from the exons atgtgtgtgtgtacacttcTCCATCGCCCTTACGTCTACTTTGCTTTACCTGTTCATTGGACTCATTCATGTCAATCAAGCAGACAG TCCAGGATGCAGACCTTGACCCAGCATGTCCCCTTCCCTCGGGCCGCTTACTCCCAAGCCCGGGAAAACCTGGTGAAGGCCATCCCGCCCAAACTCCTCTGCTTGCTGGCCTGCGGGGGACTGGACTGTCGTTACGAAGGACCAGACTGTTGGAAAGCGAGCCAGCAGGTCATCCGTGGCATTTTCTCCTCATG GGTGACCGATGACATCATCGCTATGGCACGGCCGTCCACAATCTTGATTGAAAAGTTCGACGTTATAGAACAATTTCAGAG GTTGAATATAAGATCCATCATAAACATGCAAGTACCTGGCGAACATGCGCACTGCGGACCCCCTTTGGACCCTGGAAGTGGCTTCACATACCTGCCGCAGATCTTCATGGAGAATGACA gaaaacatgctgcaaatgaggagatggtggtgtctcgctctcctgcagaacttccccatgcc gtctga
- the LOC133646061 gene encoding protein tyrosine phosphatase domain-containing protein 1-like isoform X3 — protein MQTLTQHVPFPRAAYSQARENLVKAIPPKLLCLLACGGLDCRYEGPDCWKASQQVIRGIFSSWVTDDIIAMARPSTILIEKFDVIEQFQRLNIRSIINMQVPGEHAHCGPPLDPGSGFTYLPQIFMENDSETFLDTTSCSRAFISLTCTIQSMFIYIALNHKCLKGLYKPQRHPRYRAHIRARKTHPSGTSM, from the exons ATGCAGACCTTGACCCAGCATGTCCCCTTCCCTCGGGCCGCTTACTCCCAAGCCCGGGAAAACCTGGTGAAGGCCATCCCGCCCAAACTCCTCTGCTTGCTGGCCTGCGGGGGACTGGACTGTCGTTACGAAGGACCAGACTGTTGGAAAGCGAGCCAGCAGGTCATCCGTGGCATTTTCTCCTCATG GGTGACCGATGACATCATCGCTATGGCACGGCCGTCCACAATCTTGATTGAAAAGTTCGACGTTATAGAACAATTTCAGAG GTTGAATATAAGATCCATCATAAACATGCAAGTACCTGGCGAACATGCGCACTGCGGACCCCCTTTGGACCCTGGAAGTGGCTTCACATACCTGCCGCAGATCTTCATGGAGAATGACAGTGAGACCTTTTTAGATACCACAAGTTGTAGTAGAGCCTTCATTAGCTTGACCTGTAcaattcaatcaatgtttatttatatagccctaaatcacaagtgtctcaaagggctgtacaagccacaacgacatcctcggtacagagcccacatacgggcaaggaaaacccaccccagtgggacgtcaatgtga
- the LOC133646075 gene encoding ADP-ribosylation factor 4-like, with protein sequence MGLTLSTAFERLSGKKQMRILMVGLDAAGKTTILYKLKLGEIVTTIPTIGFNVETVEYKNISFTVCDVGGQDKNSPLRRHYFQNTQGLIFVVDSNDRQRVNEAADELSKMLQEQELSDAVLLVFANKQDLPNALSVSELSDRLRLNVLRSKAWHIESTCATQGTGLYEGLDWLSTELSK encoded by the exons ATGGGGCTGACATTATCGACAGCCTTCGAAAgactttctggcaaaaaacaaatGAGGATTTTGATGG TCGGACTAGATGCTGCCGGGAAAACCACCATCTTATACAAACTGAAGCTCGGCGAAATCGTAACAACCATCCCCACTATTG GTTTCAACGTGGAGACCGTAGAGTATAAGAACATCAGTTTCACAGTCTGTGATGTGGGCGGTCAGGACAAGAACAGCCCCCTGCggaggcattatttccagaacacacag GGCCTCATCTTTGTAGTGGACAGCAATGACCGACAAAGAGTGAACGAGGCTGCAGATGAGCTCTCAAAGATG TTGCAGGAGCAGGAGTTGAGCGACGCCGTTCTGCTGGTCTTCGCCAACAAACAGGACCTCCCCAACGCCCTGTCAGTCAGCGAGCTCTCAGACAGACTGCGTCTCAACGTCCTCCGCAGCAAAGCT TGGCACATTGAGTCCACCTGCGCCACCCAAGGCACCGGGCTGTATGAAGGACTGGACTGGCTTTCCACAGAGCTGTCCAAGTAG